The following is a genomic window from Manihot esculenta cultivar AM560-2 chromosome 9, M.esculenta_v8, whole genome shotgun sequence.
ATGATCATGATCTTGCATGGATTGGGTTCCCATTTGCTTGCTCGTCTGATTCAAAATATCGATGCATGTCTTTCAACTTTGTTAAAAGATGAATGCAATGATTCAGAGAAAGCTCAGCTCTCTTCTAAAGCTGTAAACCTTCTCTGTATCTGGTACTTCACCTTCATCAACCTTTTGATAGATTTTCTTGAAGCTTTTCTCTGATAAAAATCTTCATTCTCAGACTATGTATATGtgcttattaaataataattagattttcCATGTGAATTCTCTGCCACACGTATGTATATAGTTATATTAATTTAAGaagctaataaataaataatatttttcttggcaagatatgaaaataatattggAATGGCTTGAgatcttgaatttttttttttttttgaaagaaaaaaggtGGTTTGAATTGACCAGCATGTGTGTATGGCTAAGACGCAAAGATGCTCATCTTCTAATAACCCCAGAAAAAGGCAAAAGGTGAAAACAGTTGTAAGCAAAGAAACAGAAACCTCCAAAATACAGCAGCATATTCTACAAAGCTAAATACTAATATTGAAATTGGAGAGACATTAGTTGCAATGAGCCTTTCAAAGCCTCAAAATCAAGAACTGCCCCAAGAAAatcaaattacaaaataaaaataaaaataaaaaacttgatCATTTGATTTATTAGTTCATCACAGAATACTCTTCTTGAATCCTACCTAGCATCTCATACACTGCTGTAGCAATCTCATCTACTGAACTCAGCTTACAATCATCTTCTACCTGCATTCAAATTCCACAATCAAATGCTTATCTTGGCTtaatcttcttttctttttattgtaaAGAAGAGATTATTTAAGTAATTAACTTACCTTAACACTCAGAGAATAAAGGACCATTTGGTGAAGAGTTGTGACATTTAAGTGAAGGATAGTAAGACGCATAGTATGTAATCCAGAAACAATTTTCAGAAGCTGCTTTGGTCTCCTTTTTGATCTGATTTTGAGATTTGCATGGCTCTCCACCATGGTCACTTCTATATCTGCAATACTTGCAGAAGACTGAGTCGCACTCATGGTTTCGTTTGCTGCTGCCGCTGAGTTTTCACTCTGAGTTGGACTCGTTATTGAGTACTGTGGGAATGTAAAGAATTCAGAGAAAGGCAGCGAAGTGGCTTCTCCTCCACCACTAGATTTTTCCTTTGTTTCTTTCTTCCCACCAAGTAGTTGCAAGCGTTGCTCTAGCTCCTTCACAAAATTAATGGCCCCTCCAATAATTGAAGCTTGGTCACCCTAGTAAGAGAAAATCCCAGAAAATATTAGCCACCATTGACGCAATTTCAACGAGCTTTTTGACTAGGAATTGTCTATAGAGAGAGAAGGAAAATGACAATATTGTAGGAGATGATGAAAGAGAGAGAAGGAAAGAGATACCCTTTGAACGTAAGAATCAGGCATTAAAGATCGGAGAACTGAGAGATACTCATTCATTTGCTTTCTTCGATTACGCTCGACTGCAATGTGGGTCATTCTCTGATTCTCGATCTCTTCTTTGTTTTTTCTACTCCTGGATCGACGTCTCTTAGCTCGAGGAGCAGCCACAGTGGATGAGGAGGAATGATCCAACAAGTGATCAGTAGCAGAAGCAACAGTAGTTAGTCCATTATTGGCATTCTCAGCATCTGGGGATGGGTTATTAGCTTGGAGCATTTCACTGAAATGAGGAAACATGGAagaaggtggtggtggtggtgaagaAGAAAACTTCCAATCCCCATGAAGGAAATTTTCTGCTTGGTTCTGGAGAAAATTATCAAAAGAGCAGAGTTTATGATCATAATCATCCTTTCCCAGGGAAACTTCATCATAGGTCCAAGTCCCAGCTCCTAGCAAATTGTAGAGTTCTTTGCTAGTGTGAGCAAACAAGTCTTGCTGATAGACCACAGCCTCTAGAGCcatactttttcttttcttttctttgtttctctgataaaagaaagaagaaaagcttTTGTTGTTTAAATGCAACACATAGCAAAATGTACAGAAACACCAAAAAGAGAGGGGGAGTTTTGCTTTTTTGGTATTGTATTGATTGAGAAACTCAGCTTTTAAAGCCCCTTCCTTATATTATTGCTGAATCAAACATCTACAGGATATATTGCACGTGaaatagtatttatttttaattatatattaaattatataccaACATCCATtaccatatatataaatttaattatttcaataaatatactaatattataaaaaataatttttcataactcatttactatttagtatttTGATTCGACAATGTCTTAGTTATTGTGGTTTTATTATCATGAATATCCAATTCCTGACctcttttgaatttaatttaacaaaCAAGAAATTAAGAAATCCATACCAAAATCATTTGGCAAGAGGCCAACTAGAGAAATGTAGTTATGGTTAACTAagattttgtttctattatataaAGATATGGTTGTTGTAGAAGTAT
Proteins encoded in this region:
- the LOC110622399 gene encoding transcription factor bHLH94; the encoded protein is MALEAVVYQQDLFAHTSKELYNLLGAGTWTYDEVSLGKDDYDHKLCSFDNFLQNQAENFLHGDWKFSSSPPPPPSSMFPHFSEMLQANNPSPDAENANNGLTTVASATDHLLDHSSSSTVAAPRAKRRRSRSRKNKEEIENQRMTHIAVERNRRKQMNEYLSVLRSLMPDSYVQRGDQASIIGGAINFVKELEQRLQLLGGKKETKEKSSGGGEATSLPFSEFFTFPQYSITSPTQSENSAAAANETMSATQSSASIADIEVTMVESHANLKIRSKRRPKQLLKIVSGLHTMRLTILHLNVTTLHQMVLYSLSVKVEDDCKLSSVDEIATAVYEMLGRIQEEYSVMN